The Mucilaginibacter terrae region TATTCTATTCTATATTATGAGATGGATGCGATTCAAAAAGTCCTGCGGGGTGAAGTACTATCCAAACGTATTCGTTTAGCGAGGTAAGACTGTCTTAACGAAATGGAGCAAGCCATGTTTTCGCTACGCTTAAACGGCTTGCTCCTAACAGGAGCTACATCCAAATAGTGCTCTTTGCACTTCGTTTAAAATCGCAAAATTATGGCAAGACCAGCATTAAGTGAAGAAGAAAGAAGGGTCGTACAGGTCAACATCCGGCTCACCGAGGAGGAAAGCAAAAGGGTTAGTGCGCAGGCCGAAGCCGCAAGCTTGACGCCTGCTAACTGGATACGGCATAAAGTCTTTACCGGCAGGTTCCCGGTGACCAAAGCATCGCCCATCGAGGCGAAGCTTTACCGCGAGTTGCATTACATCGGCAACAACCTGAACCAGGCGGTAAAGCTTTTGCACT contains the following coding sequences:
- a CDS encoding plasmid mobilization protein, giving the protein MARPALSEEERRVVQVNIRLTEEESKRVSAQAEAASLTPANWIRHKVFTGRFPVTKASPIEAKLYRELHYIGNNLNQAVKLLHSGKLSPAYLTILMTLLNIKNDILKRLVG